From one Streptomyces sp. ICC1 genomic stretch:
- a CDS encoding ABC transporter permease, translating to MGRYVARRLLQMIPVFFGTTLLIFLMVYSLPGDPVAGLFGDKGTDPATLAALRHQHGLDLPWWHQYYNYITGILFHFDFGSQIRSGRDIIDVIGSAFPVTLRLALFAFVIEIVLGLTLGIVAGLKAGKLVDNLILILTLLIISMPVFVLGFIVKSVFAFQLGWIDPNVSTKETWGELIAPAVVLGSLSLAYVARLTRTSMAENLRADYVRTAVAKGLPKRRVIGVHLMRNSMIPVVTFLGTDIGALMGGAVITEGIFNVKGVGGLIYESVIRREGLTVVGVVTVLVVVYLIASLLVDLLYAVMDPRIRYA from the coding sequence ATGGGGCGCTATGTCGCACGACGACTGCTCCAGATGATCCCGGTCTTCTTCGGGACGACCCTGCTCATCTTCTTGATGGTGTACAGCCTGCCCGGCGATCCCGTGGCCGGACTCTTCGGGGACAAGGGCACTGACCCCGCCACGCTGGCGGCGCTCCGCCACCAGCACGGGCTGGATCTGCCGTGGTGGCACCAGTACTACAACTACATCACCGGCATCCTGTTCCACTTCGACTTCGGGTCCCAGATCCGCAGCGGACGCGACATCATCGATGTCATCGGCAGCGCCTTCCCGGTCACGCTCCGGCTGGCCCTCTTCGCGTTCGTCATCGAGATCGTCTTGGGACTCACGCTCGGGATCGTCGCCGGCCTCAAGGCCGGCAAGCTGGTCGACAACCTGATCCTGATCCTGACCCTGCTGATCATCTCGATGCCGGTCTTCGTGCTCGGCTTCATCGTCAAGTCGGTGTTCGCCTTCCAGCTCGGCTGGATCGACCCGAACGTCAGCACCAAGGAAACCTGGGGCGAGCTGATCGCACCGGCCGTCGTGTTGGGCTCCCTGTCGCTGGCCTACGTGGCCCGCCTGACCCGCACCTCGATGGCCGAGAACCTGCGCGCCGACTACGTCCGCACCGCCGTGGCCAAGGGCCTGCCCAAGCGCCGCGTCATCGGTGTGCACCTGATGCGCAACTCGATGATCCCCGTCGTGACCTTCCTGGGCACCGACATCGGCGCCCTCATGGGCGGAGCCGTCATCACCGAAGGCATCTTCAACGTCAAGGGTGTCGGCGGTCTGATCTACGAATCGGTGATCCGCCGCGAAGGCCTGACCGTGGTCGGTGTCGTCACGGTCCTGGTCGTCGTCTACCTGATAGCCAGCCTGCTCGTCGACCTCCTCTACGCGGTCATGGACCCGAGGATCCGGTATGCCTGA
- a CDS encoding ABC transporter substrate-binding protein: protein MRGAKSAKWVAGAIVVALAATACGGGADKGDNAGKGDVDPNGIYSVEVGEPEKLLHPADTMESNGSIVMSGLFSQLVDYDADGKLVMVNAESVESKDSKLWTVKLKPGWTFHDGTKVTAESYVKAWNWAANINNKQGNASWYADIKGFEALHPEAEGAKPTAEALEGLKVVDENTFTIELANAVPYFGYKLGYEVFSPLPESFYKDPAAAGEKPVGNGPYKFKSWEHKKQIELTRFDDYKGADKAKNGGVILKNYSTLETAYEDLKSGNVDVLRQIGPKDLPVYRGDLGDRAVDQPYSAIQTLAVAFYADQWKTPKPVNPKVIQGLSMAIDRATITKTVLQGTRDPATGWVAKGVLGYTADGSGDVAKFDPAKAKALIAEGGGVPNNEITIQFNSDGGHKEWVEAVCGSITSATGVKCTGDAKPDFQADLQARKSKQVKSFYRSGWVLDYPVNANFISDLFRTGAGGNQGGFTSPELDAKIAAADTAPSLDESVKAYQAIEKDLVNYMPSIPLWYYKVNAGFSEKVQNVKYAQDGDPILDLVEVKK from the coding sequence ATGCGCGGTGCCAAGAGCGCCAAGTGGGTAGCGGGCGCGATTGTCGTCGCCCTGGCAGCGACTGCCTGTGGTGGTGGCGCCGATAAGGGTGACAACGCCGGCAAGGGTGACGTTGATCCGAACGGCATCTACTCGGTCGAGGTGGGCGAGCCGGAGAAGCTCCTGCACCCGGCCGACACGATGGAGTCCAACGGCTCGATCGTCATGTCGGGTCTGTTCTCGCAGCTCGTCGACTACGACGCCGACGGCAAGCTCGTCATGGTGAACGCCGAGTCGGTCGAGTCCAAGGACAGCAAGCTCTGGACCGTCAAGCTCAAGCCGGGCTGGACGTTCCACGACGGCACCAAGGTGACCGCCGAGTCCTACGTCAAGGCGTGGAACTGGGCCGCGAACATCAACAACAAGCAGGGCAACGCGTCCTGGTACGCGGACATCAAGGGCTTCGAGGCCCTGCACCCCGAGGCCGAGGGCGCCAAGCCCACCGCCGAGGCGCTCGAGGGCCTGAAGGTCGTCGACGAGAACACCTTCACCATCGAGCTCGCCAACGCGGTCCCGTACTTCGGGTACAAGCTCGGCTACGAGGTCTTCTCCCCGCTGCCCGAGTCCTTCTACAAGGACCCCGCGGCCGCCGGTGAGAAGCCGGTCGGCAACGGCCCGTACAAGTTCAAGTCGTGGGAGCACAAGAAGCAGATCGAGCTCACGCGCTTCGACGACTACAAGGGCGCGGACAAGGCGAAGAACGGTGGCGTGATTCTCAAGAACTACTCCACCCTCGAGACCGCCTACGAGGACCTGAAGTCCGGCAACGTCGACGTGCTGCGCCAGATCGGCCCGAAGGACCTCCCGGTCTACCGTGGCGACCTCGGTGACCGCGCGGTGGACCAGCCGTACTCGGCGATCCAGACGCTGGCCGTCGCGTTCTACGCCGACCAGTGGAAGACCCCGAAGCCGGTCAACCCGAAGGTCATCCAGGGCCTGTCGATGGCGATCGACCGCGCCACCATCACCAAGACCGTGCTCCAGGGCACCCGTGACCCCGCCACGGGCTGGGTCGCCAAGGGCGTCCTCGGCTACACGGCCGACGGTTCCGGTGACGTCGCCAAGTTCGACCCGGCGAAGGCCAAGGCCCTCATCGCCGAGGGCGGCGGCGTCCCGAACAACGAGATCACCATCCAGTTCAACTCGGACGGCGGTCACAAGGAGTGGGTCGAGGCTGTCTGCGGCAGCATCACCTCGGCCACGGGCGTCAAGTGCACCGGTGACGCCAAGCCGGACTTCCAGGCCGACCTCCAGGCCCGCAAGTCCAAGCAGGTCAAGTCGTTCTACCGCTCCGGCTGGGTGCTCGACTACCCGGTGAACGCCAACTTCATCAGCGACCTGTTCCGTACGGGCGCCGGTGGCAACCAGGGTGGCTTCACCAGCCCTGAGCTCGACGCGAAGATCGCCGCGGCCGACACGGCCCCGAGCCTCGACGAGTCCGTGAAGGCCTACCAGGCCATCGAGAAGGACCTCGTCAACTACATGCCGTCGATCCCGCTCTGGTACTACAAGGTCAACGCGGGCTTCTCCGAGAAGGTCCAGAACGTGAAGTACGCCCAGGACGGCGACCCGATCCTCGACCTGGTCGAGGTCAAGAAGTAA
- the typA gene encoding translational GTPase TypA, whose product MPTRHDIRNVAIVAHVDHGKTTIVDAMLKQAGAFAAHQHLDDRMMDSNDLEREKGITILAKNTAVKYHPKDGGAPITINIIDTPGHADFGGEVERGLSMVDAVVLLVDASEGPLPQTRFVLRKALQQKLPVILCINKTDRPDSRIDEVVNETYDLFLDLDADEEQIEFPIVYACGRDGVASLTKPADGTVPPDSDSLEPFFSTILAHVPAPVYDDEAPLQAHVTNLDADNFLGRIALVRVEQGELRKGQTVAWIKRDGTISNVRITELMMTEALTRKPAEVAGPGDICAVAGFPDIMIGETLADPENPIALPLISVDEPAISMTIGTNTSPMVGRGGSGKGADAKSAVKDRKVTARQVKDRLDRELVGNVSLRVLETERPDAWEVQGRGELALAILVEQMRREGFELTIGKPQVVTQEINGKVHEPVERMTVDVPEEHMGAVTQLMGVRKGRMDNMSNHGSGWVRMEFVVPSRGLIGFRTEFLTGTRGTGIAHSIHEGLEPWFGPLVTRNNGSLVADRSGSVTPFAMINLQERGVLFTEPGTEVYEGMIIGENSRADDMDVNITKEKKLTNMRAASADNTENVVPPRRLSLEQSLEFCRDDECVEVTPEAVRIRKVVLDQKDRSRTASRAKSGK is encoded by the coding sequence GTGCCCACGCGCCACGACATCCGTAACGTCGCCATCGTCGCCCACGTCGACCATGGCAAGACGACCATCGTCGATGCCATGCTCAAGCAGGCCGGTGCCTTCGCCGCCCACCAGCACCTCGACGACCGCATGATGGACTCGAACGACCTGGAGCGTGAGAAGGGCATCACGATCCTCGCCAAGAACACGGCGGTGAAGTACCACCCCAAGGACGGCGGGGCGCCCATCACGATCAACATCATCGACACCCCCGGCCACGCCGACTTCGGTGGTGAGGTCGAGCGCGGTCTGTCGATGGTGGACGCCGTCGTCCTGCTGGTGGACGCCTCCGAGGGTCCCCTGCCCCAGACCCGCTTCGTCCTGCGCAAGGCCCTGCAGCAGAAGCTGCCGGTCATCCTCTGCATCAACAAGACGGACCGTCCGGACTCCCGGATCGACGAGGTCGTCAACGAGACGTACGACCTCTTCCTCGACCTGGACGCGGACGAGGAGCAGATCGAGTTCCCGATCGTCTACGCCTGCGGCCGTGACGGCGTCGCCTCGCTGACCAAGCCGGCGGACGGCACCGTCCCCCCGGACAGCGACAGCCTGGAGCCGTTCTTCTCCACCATCCTGGCCCACGTGCCGGCCCCGGTGTACGACGACGAGGCGCCCCTCCAGGCCCACGTCACCAACCTGGACGCCGACAACTTCCTCGGCCGCATCGCGCTCGTCCGCGTCGAGCAGGGCGAGCTCCGCAAGGGCCAGACCGTCGCGTGGATCAAGCGTGACGGCACGATCTCCAACGTCCGCATCACCGAGCTGATGATGACCGAGGCGCTCACCCGCAAGCCGGCCGAGGTGGCGGGCCCGGGTGACATCTGCGCGGTCGCCGGTTTCCCCGACATCATGATCGGCGAGACCCTGGCCGACCCGGAGAACCCGATCGCGCTCCCGCTGATCTCGGTCGACGAGCCGGCGATCTCGATGACCATCGGTACGAACACCTCCCCGATGGTCGGCCGCGGCGGCAGCGGCAAGGGCGCGGACGCCAAGTCCGCGGTCAAGGACCGCAAGGTCACCGCCCGCCAGGTCAAGGACCGTCTGGACCGCGAGCTGGTCGGCAACGTCTCGCTCCGCGTCCTCGAGACCGAGCGTCCCGACGCCTGGGAGGTCCAGGGCCGTGGTGAGCTCGCGCTCGCCATCCTGGTCGAGCAGATGCGCCGCGAGGGCTTCGAGCTGACGATCGGCAAGCCGCAGGTCGTCACGCAGGAGATCAACGGCAAGGTGCACGAGCCGGTCGAGCGCATGACGGTCGACGTCCCCGAGGAGCACATGGGCGCGGTCACGCAGCTCATGGGCGTCCGCAAGGGCCGCATGGACAACATGTCGAACCACGGCTCCGGCTGGGTCCGCATGGAGTTCGTCGTCCCGTCGCGCGGCCTCATCGGCTTCCGTACCGAGTTCCTGACCGGTACGCGCGGTACGGGCATCGCCCACTCGATCCACGAGGGTCTGGAGCCGTGGTTCGGCCCGCTGGTGACCCGCAACAACGGTTCGCTGGTCGCCGACCGCTCGGGTTCGGTCACGCCGTTCGCGATGATCAACCTGCAGGAGCGCGGTGTCCTGTTCACCGAGCCCGGCACCGAGGTGTACGAGGGCATGATCATCGGCGAGAACTCGCGCGCCGACGACATGGACGTGAACATCACCAAGGAGAAGAAGCTCACCAACATGCGTGCGGCTTCCGCGGACAACACCGAGAACGTGGTGCCGCCGCGCAGGCTCTCCCTGGAGCAGTCCCTGGAGTTCTGCCGCGACGACGAGTGCGTCGAGGTGACCCCCGAGGCCGTCCGCATCCGCAAGGTCGTCCTGGACCAGAAGGACCGCTCGCGCACCGCGTCGCGCGCCAAGTCCGGCAAGTAG
- a CDS encoding ABC transporter family substrate-binding protein: MSQRRRRSLALLTSGVLALPLLAGCGAGDDEGGPAAAGQDIATTARDKVADGGVLRWAVDALPGTLNTFQADADATTNRIAGAVLPQLFVLDGKGRPVANPDYLEKAEVVEREPKQVVLYKLNQQAVWSDGREVGAADFVAQWRALNGKDSAYWTARNAGYDRIEKIERGKTDLEVKVTFVKPYADWRSLFSPLYPKQVTGTPEAFNEGARGTLKVTAGPFALGAIDKKTGTAALTRNPRWWGRPAKLDTLVLTAVPRAQRPAALAAGKLDMAEIDRTGADRIALARRESAKSGGAHGPAASVTAAQATLSWALAFGADEAKAKEAQESRQKQAEAVKRYTDEQSALRSFTVRKSLEPAYTQLAMNGATGPLADERVRRAVARALDRQALADIVLKPLGLPAKPVGSHLALAGQQAYADNSDALGGQDTQASQALLADAGWRRGGKLTEPAGAKAGPEAAQETDDGKTPSGPGTGNDGLYIVGQDDERNGDGRADDKPAAAAGARVKADHPDHRPEGPEDPAGIPLSEGAYGQDGEIVDADAFAAGTQPSPVLAPGPFAAGQEQFLRAQADAVDDAKRSPALDAEAVGEDADGTKASPAPAPAKQAVRNSGSMLAKDGKALSLRFVLPSGPGSEALRTVGERIAQMLHKVGVQTELTKVADESFFKDHIASGQYDLALYSWPATAYPATDARPIFAKPEPAADGSLLVEQNYTRVGTDHIDQLFDQAAGELDEEQARDLMRKADARIWATAGSIPLYQRPELVAVKPGLANAGAFGLGAPRYQDIGWKKPAAAKGKDEKKK; this comes from the coding sequence ATGTCCCAGAGAAGGCGCAGGTCCTTGGCGCTCCTGACCTCGGGAGTTCTTGCACTGCCGCTGCTCGCGGGCTGCGGCGCGGGTGACGACGAGGGCGGCCCGGCAGCGGCCGGGCAGGACATCGCGACGACCGCCCGCGACAAGGTCGCCGACGGCGGGGTGCTGCGCTGGGCCGTGGACGCCCTGCCCGGCACCCTCAACACCTTCCAGGCCGACGCGGACGCCACCACCAACCGGATCGCCGGAGCGGTGCTGCCCCAGCTCTTCGTGCTGGACGGCAAGGGACGCCCGGTGGCCAATCCCGACTACCTGGAGAAGGCCGAGGTAGTCGAGCGGGAGCCCAAGCAGGTCGTCCTGTACAAGCTGAACCAGCAGGCCGTCTGGAGCGACGGCCGCGAGGTCGGCGCCGCCGACTTCGTCGCCCAGTGGCGGGCCCTGAACGGCAAGGACTCCGCGTACTGGACGGCGCGCAACGCCGGCTACGACCGGATCGAGAAGATCGAGCGCGGCAAGACGGACCTGGAGGTCAAGGTCACCTTCGTCAAGCCGTACGCGGACTGGCGCTCCCTCTTCTCGCCCCTCTACCCCAAGCAGGTCACGGGCACCCCGGAAGCCTTCAACGAGGGCGCCCGGGGCACCCTCAAGGTGACCGCCGGCCCCTTCGCGCTGGGCGCCATCGACAAGAAGACCGGCACGGCCGCCCTGACCCGCAACCCGCGCTGGTGGGGCCGCCCCGCCAAGCTCGACACCCTGGTGCTCACCGCCGTGCCCCGGGCGCAGCGGCCGGCCGCGCTGGCCGCCGGCAAGCTCGACATGGCCGAGATCGACCGCACCGGCGCCGACCGGATCGCCCTGGCCCGCCGGGAATCCGCGAAGTCGGGCGGGGCCCACGGGCCGGCCGCCTCGGTGACCGCCGCGCAGGCCACCCTGTCGTGGGCGCTGGCCTTCGGCGCGGACGAGGCCAAGGCGAAGGAGGCGCAGGAGAGCCGCCAGAAGCAGGCGGAGGCGGTCAAGCGCTACACCGATGAGCAGAGCGCCCTGCGCTCCTTCACCGTCCGCAAGTCCCTGGAGCCCGCCTACACCCAGCTCGCGATGAACGGGGCCACCGGCCCGCTCGCCGACGAGCGCGTGCGCCGCGCCGTGGCCCGGGCCCTGGACCGCCAGGCGCTCGCCGACATCGTCCTCAAGCCGCTGGGCCTGCCCGCGAAGCCGGTCGGCAGCCACCTGGCGCTGGCCGGGCAGCAGGCGTACGCCGACAACAGCGACGCCCTCGGCGGCCAGGACACCCAGGCCTCGCAGGCCCTGCTCGCGGACGCCGGCTGGCGCCGGGGCGGCAAGCTCACCGAGCCCGCCGGCGCCAAGGCGGGCCCGGAGGCCGCCCAGGAGACGGACGACGGCAAGACCCCGTCGGGCCCGGGCACCGGCAACGACGGCCTCTACATCGTCGGCCAGGACGACGAGCGCAACGGCGACGGCCGGGCCGACGACAAGCCGGCGGCCGCGGCCGGGGCGCGGGTGAAGGCCGACCACCCCGACCACCGCCCCGAGGGCCCCGAGGACCCGGCCGGCATCCCGCTGTCCGAAGGCGCGTACGGCCAGGACGGGGAGATCGTCGACGCCGACGCCTTCGCCGCCGGGACCCAGCCCTCCCCGGTGCTCGCCCCGGGCCCCTTCGCGGCCGGCCAGGAGCAGTTCCTGCGCGCCCAGGCCGACGCCGTGGACGACGCCAAGCGCAGCCCGGCCCTGGACGCCGAGGCCGTCGGCGAGGACGCCGACGGGACCAAGGCCAGCCCGGCCCCGGCCCCCGCCAAGCAGGCCGTGCGCAACTCCGGCAGCATGCTGGCCAAGGACGGCAAGGCCCTGAGCCTGCGCTTCGTCCTGCCGTCCGGTCCGGGCTCGGAGGCCCTGCGCACGGTCGGCGAGCGGATCGCCCAGATGCTCCACAAGGTCGGCGTGCAGACGGAGCTGACCAAGGTGGCCGACGAGAGCTTCTTCAAGGACCACATCGCCTCGGGCCAGTACGACCTGGCCCTCTACTCCTGGCCCGCGACCGCCTACCCCGCCACCGACGCCCGGCCGATCTTCGCCAAGCCGGAGCCGGCCGCCGACGGCTCGCTGCTGGTCGAGCAGAACTACACCCGGGTCGGCACCGACCACATCGACCAGCTCTTCGACCAGGCGGCCGGCGAGCTGGACGAGGAGCAGGCCCGCGACCTGATGCGCAAGGCGGACGCCCGGATCTGGGCCACGGCCGGCTCCATCCCCCTCTACCAGCGCCCCGAGCTGGTCGCCGTGAAGCCGGGCCTGGCCAACGCGGGCGCCTTCGGCCTCGGTGCCCCCCGCTACCAGGACATCGGCTGGAAGAAGCCGGCGGCGGCGAAGGGCAAGGACGAGAAGAAGAAGTGA
- a CDS encoding fumarate reductase/succinate dehydrogenase flavoprotein subunit, with translation MAQVERQQWDVVVVGAGGAGLRAAIEARERGARTAVICKSLFGKAHTVMAEGGIAASMGNVNDGDNWQVHFRDTMRGGKFLNQWRMAELHAKEAPDRVWELETWGALFDRTPDGKISQRNFGGHEYPRLAHVGDRTGLELIRTLQQKIVQLQQEDFKEFGDYEARLKVFQECTVTRVLKDDSPKDDSPKGGGRVSGAFCYERETGRFFVLEAPAVVLATGGIGKSFKTTSNSWEYTGDGHALALLAGAPLLNMEFVQFHPTGMVWPPSVKGILVTESVRGDGGVLRNSEGKRFMFDYIPDVFKEKYAQSEAEGDRWYEDPDHNRRPPELLPRDEVARAINSEVKAGRGSPHGGVFLDVSTRMPAEKIKRRLPSMYHQFKELADVDITAEPMEVGPTCHYVMGGIAVDSDTAATVGVPGLFAAGEVAGGMHGSNRLGGNSLSDLLVFGRRAGLHAAGYAAAEAGRLPVVDQARVDEAAAEALAPFHAAEGAENPYTLHQELQTAMNDLVGIIRREGEMAEALERLAALRVRASRAGVEGHRQFNPGWHLALDLRNMLLVSECVARAALERTESRGGHTREDCPAMERSWRPVNLLCRPVEPAPEDPAADRIELTRVRTEPIRSDLLALFEKEELVKYLAEEELYE, from the coding sequence ATGGCTCAAGTGGAACGGCAGCAGTGGGACGTGGTCGTGGTCGGCGCGGGCGGCGCCGGGCTGCGGGCCGCGATCGAGGCCCGGGAGCGCGGCGCCCGTACGGCCGTGATCTGCAAGTCCCTCTTCGGCAAGGCCCACACCGTGATGGCGGAGGGCGGCATCGCCGCCTCCATGGGCAACGTCAACGACGGCGACAACTGGCAGGTGCACTTCCGCGACACCATGCGCGGCGGCAAGTTCCTCAACCAGTGGCGGATGGCGGAGCTGCACGCCAAGGAGGCCCCGGACCGGGTCTGGGAGCTGGAGACCTGGGGCGCGCTCTTCGACCGGACGCCCGACGGGAAGATCTCGCAGCGCAACTTCGGCGGGCACGAGTACCCGCGCCTCGCGCACGTCGGCGACCGGACCGGCCTGGAACTGATCCGCACCCTCCAGCAGAAGATCGTCCAACTGCAGCAGGAGGACTTCAAGGAGTTCGGGGACTACGAGGCCCGGCTCAAGGTCTTCCAGGAGTGCACGGTCACCCGAGTTTTGAAGGACGACAGCCCGAAGGACGACAGCCCGAAGGGCGGGGGCCGGGTTTCGGGGGCCTTCTGCTACGAGCGCGAGACCGGGCGGTTCTTCGTCCTGGAGGCCCCGGCGGTCGTGCTGGCCACGGGCGGCATCGGCAAGTCCTTCAAGACCACGTCCAACTCGTGGGAGTACACCGGCGACGGCCACGCGCTGGCGCTGCTCGCCGGAGCGCCCCTGCTGAACATGGAGTTCGTGCAGTTCCACCCGACCGGCATGGTCTGGCCGCCCTCCGTGAAGGGCATCCTCGTGACCGAGTCGGTGCGCGGCGACGGCGGGGTGCTGCGCAACAGCGAGGGCAAGCGGTTCATGTTCGACTACATCCCGGACGTCTTCAAGGAGAAGTACGCGCAGTCCGAAGCGGAGGGCGACCGCTGGTACGAGGACCCGGACCACAACCGGCGCCCGCCCGAGCTGCTCCCCCGCGACGAGGTGGCCCGCGCCATCAACTCCGAGGTCAAGGCGGGGCGCGGGTCCCCGCACGGCGGGGTCTTCCTGGACGTGTCCACCCGGATGCCGGCCGAGAAGATCAAGCGGCGGCTCCCGTCGATGTACCACCAGTTCAAGGAGCTGGCGGACGTGGACATCACCGCCGAGCCGATGGAGGTCGGCCCGACCTGCCACTACGTGATGGGCGGCATCGCGGTCGACTCCGACACCGCCGCCACCGTCGGGGTGCCCGGGCTCTTCGCCGCCGGTGAGGTGGCGGGCGGCATGCACGGCTCGAACCGGCTCGGCGGGAACTCCCTCTCCGACCTGCTGGTCTTCGGCCGCCGGGCCGGACTGCACGCCGCCGGGTACGCGGCCGCCGAGGCCGGCCGGCTGCCGGTCGTGGACCAGGCCCGGGTGGACGAGGCGGCCGCGGAGGCGCTGGCTCCGTTCCATGCCGCCGAGGGCGCGGAGAACCCGTACACCCTGCACCAGGAGCTCCAGACGGCCATGAACGACCTCGTCGGCATCATCCGCCGCGAGGGCGAGATGGCCGAGGCGCTGGAGCGGCTCGCGGCCCTGCGCGTACGGGCCTCTCGCGCCGGGGTCGAGGGGCACCGGCAGTTCAACCCGGGCTGGCACCTGGCGCTCGACCTGCGGAACATGCTGCTGGTCAGCGAATGCGTGGCCCGCGCGGCCCTGGAGCGCACCGAGAGCCGGGGCGGGCACACCCGCGAGGACTGCCCGGCGATGGAGCGGTCCTGGCGGCCGGTGAACCTGCTGTGCCGGCCGGTGGAGCCCGCGCCCGAGGACCCTGCCGCGGACCGGATCGAGCTGACCCGGGTGCGCACCGAACCCATCCGATCCGACCTGCTCGCGCTCTTCGAGAAGGAAGAGCTGGTCAAGTACCTCGCCGAAGAGGAGCTCTACGAGTGA
- a CDS encoding succinate dehydrogenase/fumarate reductase iron-sulfur subunit has translation MTTYDAAFRIWRGDAEGGELRDFTVEVNDGEVVLDIVHRLQATQASDLAVRWNCKAGKCGSCSAEVNGRPRLMCMTRMSTFSREETITVTPLRAFPIVRDLVTDVSFNYRKAREVPAFVPPAGVAPGEYRMQQMDVERSQEFRKCIECFLCQDTCHVVRDHEENKTAFAGPRFLMRVAELDMHPLDAAAEAGLDRKRTAQEEHGLGYCNITKCCTEVCPEGIKITDNALIPLKERAVDRKYDPLVWLGNKIGRRSGR, from the coding sequence GTGACTACCTACGATGCCGCGTTCCGGATCTGGCGGGGCGACGCGGAGGGCGGCGAGCTGCGGGACTTCACCGTGGAGGTGAACGACGGGGAGGTGGTCCTGGACATCGTCCACCGGCTGCAGGCGACCCAGGCCTCCGACCTCGCGGTGCGGTGGAACTGCAAGGCGGGCAAATGCGGTTCGTGCAGCGCGGAGGTCAACGGGCGGCCGCGGCTGATGTGCATGACGCGCATGTCGACCTTCTCCCGCGAGGAGACGATCACGGTGACCCCGCTGCGAGCCTTCCCGATCGTCCGCGACCTGGTGACGGACGTGTCCTTCAACTACCGGAAGGCGCGGGAGGTACCGGCGTTCGTTCCGCCGGCCGGGGTCGCGCCGGGTGAGTACCGGATGCAGCAGATGGACGTGGAGCGCTCGCAGGAGTTCAGGAAGTGCATCGAGTGCTTCCTGTGCCAGGACACCTGCCACGTGGTGCGCGACCACGAGGAGAACAAGACCGCCTTCGCCGGACCCCGCTTCCTGATGCGGGTGGCGGAGCTGGACATGCATCCGCTGGACGCGGCGGCCGAGGCGGGCCTGGACCGCAAGCGGACGGCCCAGGAGGAGCACGGGCTCGGCTACTGCAACATCACCAAGTGCTGCACGGAGGTCTGCCCCGAGGGGATCAAGATCACCGACAACGCCCTGATCCCGCTGAAGGAGCGGGCCGTGGACCGCAAGTACGACCCGCTCGTGTGGCTGGGGAACAAGATCGGACGCCGTTCCGGTCGATAG